The genomic segment ACCTGCGCCGCAAGTTCGCCAATGCCAGCATCCGCGTCGTGGCGATGAAGACCGGTGATTCCGCCGAGGTGTTCATCGGCGACGAGTCGATCGGTGTCCTCGCCGACGACAAGGAAGACGGCGACGATTCTTTCACCTTCCGCATGGCGATCCTCGACATCGATCTCGAAGAAGACGCCTAACCCCGCGAGCCGGCTTCCGTTTCGGCCTGCCACGCCGCTCCAGGCTCGATGACCGCTTTCGGCGTCGAGCCTGTGGGCGGCGTTAATGTTAACGAAACGTCTTTCTTAACAACACGTAAACGATCGGTCAGACTGCGCGTTACATCCTGAGAAGGAGAGTCGAGCGCGTCATGACCGTGAGCCCGTCTTCCGTCGAATCCATCCAGGCGCTCATCGTCGGTCTCG from the Methylorubrum extorquens genome contains:
- a CDS encoding conserved protein of unknown function (Evidence 4 : Unknown function but conserved in other organisms); amino-acid sequence: MTKTEVAKLQDYLRRKFANASIRVVAMKTGDSAEVFIGDESIGVLADDKEDGDDSFTFRMAILDIDLEEDA